Proteins from a genomic interval of Posidoniimonas polymericola:
- a CDS encoding glycosyl hydrolase, protein MARLTKLVLLCSALAGACLTGGASELADLRSSFAEPPSEAWPRTWWHWTKGAVTEEGITKDLEWMKRAGIAGFQLADVNLGGGQSVEPAVEFGSATWLSAVRKAAREADRLGLEMAVFSSPGWSMTGGPWVKPEQAMKKLVWSEVQVTAGADRPIALPLPPTSEGEFQDLAASRPGFYRDTRVIAYPTPTADRGGPLEPARVVTSDRQQDAGLPHDASYAASLEIDAQGTAEAWVEQQFDQPVTIRAITVAGRGGIPVGRVLASDDGEHYRTLLTLPGPQLYRQCRVRTFAVPPTTARRFRLDLTGAPIRPAETMSEARPTAAERYSLCEWRLDRGARVHRWEEKAGFRHLFQYDSVATQPIGPDGAVDPAQVLDLTDRLQADGTLAWDPPQGDWTVLRLGYSLTGARNRPAAPAGRGYEVDKLSRQAVNDYYDAYSAILRQAVGDLYGTRLSHWLVDSWEAGAQNWTDRLPQEFERLRGYDPTPYLPVLVGRVVGDAETSDRFLWDFRRTLADLFAEHHYGVLQERLQADGLRLYSEASGVSLETLEDTLLNKSRVDIPMGEFWVRDLHPRLMYEQDVRGAASAAHAYGKPIIAAEAFTGGRYESPFTLKRVADYWLSLGINRLVYHTSAHQPLDTPPCNAMVGTHLHRNITWAEQARPLNAYFARICWLLQQGRAVVDLAYLLPEGAPSTPPIWGDGVSPPPPPGYQHDFINVDALLSRIDVADNGDLVLPDGMRYRVLVLPKAPRMRPEVIAKLLSLAERGATIYGPRPVGSPSLMGQPDADSRFETLAASLWGDLDGASRTIRYVGQGVVVWGRSLGKTLDRIGLREDLEWSGPLGAEIAWTHRRTDNADLYYLSNLSDTPVRLEARFRTARANAELWRPDTGAIESLPAVAADRRAQVGLELERNETLFVVFTDGETELPARRSLELQELATIDGPWEIEFAPNSGAPPTFVMDDLRSLTEVDDPGVKHFSGVATYRGRFTLPADAAALADGSVIDLGAVRDLARVWINGDRLGLQWKPPYRWDAGASLQPGENLIEIKVTNQWTNRIVGDLADPDAAPVLPGSRETLRFGPLTLEPSGLLGPVRILSPH, encoded by the coding sequence ATGGCTCGACTCACCAAGCTTGTGCTTCTCTGCTCGGCCCTGGCCGGTGCGTGCCTGACGGGCGGAGCCAGCGAGCTCGCCGACCTGCGCAGCAGCTTTGCCGAGCCACCGTCGGAGGCGTGGCCGCGGACCTGGTGGCACTGGACCAAGGGGGCGGTGACCGAAGAAGGGATCACCAAAGACCTTGAGTGGATGAAGCGGGCGGGCATCGCCGGCTTCCAGCTGGCCGACGTGAACCTGGGCGGCGGGCAGTCGGTCGAGCCGGCGGTCGAGTTCGGGTCGGCCACGTGGCTCTCTGCCGTTCGCAAAGCGGCCCGCGAGGCCGACCGGCTGGGGCTCGAGATGGCGGTGTTTAGCTCGCCCGGCTGGAGCATGACCGGCGGTCCGTGGGTGAAGCCAGAACAGGCGATGAAGAAGCTTGTCTGGAGCGAGGTTCAGGTGACCGCCGGGGCCGACCGGCCGATCGCGTTGCCGCTGCCCCCTACTTCGGAGGGCGAGTTTCAGGACCTCGCCGCGAGCCGTCCCGGCTTCTACCGCGACACTCGCGTGATCGCCTACCCAACGCCGACGGCGGATCGTGGCGGGCCCTTGGAGCCGGCCCGGGTCGTCACAAGCGACCGGCAGCAGGACGCCGGCCTGCCGCACGACGCGAGCTACGCGGCGTCTCTGGAGATCGACGCGCAGGGCACGGCCGAGGCGTGGGTCGAGCAGCAGTTCGATCAACCCGTAACCATCCGGGCGATCACCGTCGCGGGTCGCGGCGGCATCCCTGTCGGGCGGGTCCTCGCCAGCGACGATGGTGAGCATTACCGCACGCTGCTCACGCTGCCGGGCCCGCAGCTCTACCGGCAGTGCCGCGTCCGCACGTTCGCCGTGCCGCCGACGACCGCCCGGCGGTTCCGGCTCGATCTGACGGGGGCGCCCATCCGCCCCGCGGAGACTATGAGCGAAGCCCGCCCGACCGCGGCCGAGCGTTACTCGCTGTGCGAGTGGCGGCTCGACCGCGGCGCCCGGGTGCACCGCTGGGAGGAGAAGGCCGGCTTCCGACACCTGTTCCAGTACGACAGTGTCGCGACCCAGCCGATCGGGCCCGACGGCGCGGTCGACCCGGCTCAAGTTCTTGACCTCACCGACCGGCTGCAAGCGGATGGCACGCTCGCCTGGGACCCGCCGCAAGGGGATTGGACCGTGCTGCGGCTGGGCTACTCGCTGACCGGCGCCCGCAACCGGCCCGCCGCACCGGCGGGGCGCGGCTACGAGGTCGACAAGCTCAGCCGGCAGGCGGTCAACGATTACTACGACGCGTACTCCGCGATCCTCAGGCAGGCGGTCGGCGACCTCTACGGCACGCGGCTGAGCCACTGGCTGGTCGACAGCTGGGAGGCGGGCGCCCAGAACTGGACCGACCGACTTCCGCAAGAGTTTGAGCGGCTCCGCGGCTACGACCCAACTCCCTACCTGCCCGTGCTGGTGGGCCGCGTTGTGGGCGACGCCGAGACCAGCGACCGGTTCCTGTGGGACTTCCGCCGCACGCTGGCCGACCTGTTCGCCGAGCACCACTACGGGGTGCTGCAGGAGCGGCTCCAGGCCGACGGCCTGCGGCTCTACTCCGAGGCCTCCGGCGTGTCGCTCGAGACCCTCGAGGACACGCTGCTCAACAAGAGCCGGGTCGACATCCCGATGGGCGAGTTCTGGGTGCGGGACCTGCACCCCAGGCTGATGTACGAGCAGGACGTCCGCGGCGCCGCCTCGGCCGCTCACGCGTACGGCAAGCCAATCATCGCCGCCGAGGCCTTCACCGGCGGCCGCTACGAGTCGCCGTTCACGCTCAAACGGGTCGCGGACTATTGGCTGTCGCTGGGCATCAACCGGCTGGTGTACCACACCTCCGCGCACCAGCCTCTTGACACGCCGCCCTGCAACGCGATGGTCGGCACGCACCTGCACCGCAACATCACCTGGGCCGAGCAGGCCCGGCCGCTCAACGCGTACTTCGCCCGGATCTGCTGGCTGCTGCAGCAGGGCAGGGCGGTGGTTGATTTGGCGTACCTGCTGCCGGAGGGCGCGCCGTCGACGCCGCCGATCTGGGGCGATGGCGTGTCGCCGCCGCCGCCGCCTGGCTACCAGCACGACTTCATCAACGTCGACGCGCTGCTCAGCCGAATCGACGTGGCCGACAACGGCGACCTAGTCCTGCCCGACGGGATGCGCTACCGAGTGCTCGTCCTGCCTAAGGCGCCACGGATGCGGCCCGAGGTCATCGCCAAGCTGCTCAGCCTGGCAGAACGCGGGGCGACGATTTACGGACCCCGGCCTGTCGGATCGCCGAGCCTGATGGGGCAGCCGGACGCCGACTCGCGATTCGAAACGCTCGCCGCTTCGCTGTGGGGCGACCTCGACGGCGCCAGCCGCACCATCCGCTACGTCGGCCAGGGCGTGGTGGTATGGGGGCGGTCGCTCGGCAAGACCCTCGACCGGATCGGCCTCCGCGAGGACCTGGAGTGGTCGGGCCCGCTCGGCGCCGAGATCGCGTGGACGCACCGTCGCACCGACAATGCTGACCTGTACTACCTTTCCAATCTATCGGACACGCCAGTCAGACTCGAAGCCCGCTTCCGCACTGCGAGAGCCAACGCCGAGCTCTGGCGCCCTGACACCGGCGCCATCGAGTCGCTGCCGGCAGTGGCCGCCGACCGGCGGGCGCAGGTCGGGCTCGAGCTCGAGCGGAACGAGACGCTCTTTGTCGTCTTCACGGACGGCGAAACCGAGCTGCCCGCGCGTCGTTCGCTAGAGCTGCAAGAGCTCGCCACAATCGATGGGCCGTGGGAGATAGAATTCGCCCCCAACTCGGGCGCCCCGCCAACTTTCGTGATGGACGATCTCCGTTCGCTCACCGAGGTAGACGACCCCGGCGTGAAGCACTTCTCCGGCGTCGCGACCTACCGAGGGCGGTTCACGCTGCCTGCGGACGCGGCGGCCTTGGCAGACGGCTCCGTAATCGACCTGGGCGCCGTGCGCGACCTGGCAAGAGTTTGGATCAACGGAGACCGACTAGGTCTGCAGTGGAAACCGCCGTACCGATGGGACGCCGGAGCCTCGCTGCAGCCGGGCGAAAACCTCATTGAGATCAAGGTCACCAACCAGTGGACCAACCGGATTGTCGGCGACCTCGCCGATCCCGACGCGGCGCCCGTGCTGCCGGGATCCCGCGAAACGCTGCGTTTTGGACCGCTCACGCTAGAGCCGTCGGGCCTCCTCGGACCGGTGCGGATCTTGTCGCCCCACTAA